The proteins below are encoded in one region of Aestuariivirga litoralis:
- a CDS encoding NF038122 family metalloprotease, giving the protein MKNSSAIEGGLFVSHGDHVMAQGAPWQAGHDYSHAGKADGLGAALGAAGTFAAVSSGGITFNLLFDAAAAAAPQSFRDGIAQAALLLANVITDKITVNLNIDYSGTGGGAAAGPDSGYYSSYSTLRSQLLASAAPGDTTFDALPVGTSIQGQSNVVVWNAQAKLFGGLAANDATTDDGSAYFATDISPNLLVGVALHELTHALGRVPYGTAPDIFDLFRFTSQGNRLFNGGATAPAAYFSLDGGATKLADFGRNSDPSDFLNSGVQGGNDPFDEFYTGSTTQALTNVDLTILHTLGFHIGSNVNPNPGPNPPPAPASADLTISGITFDGAKLGFTLNNTGAGAAAASVTGLYLSTDKTITTADTLVGSFQASSLAGGGSQIESIALALPANAKAGTYYLGVIADSTNQVTESNEANNVAALATVVLGNGSGNSLSGSNVVMIGLGGNDTLTSKGGNNVMVGGAGSDTLRGGSGNDHFVYLAATEGSDKVAGFHAGDHFDFSAAGFGGQLAAGGADAGMLDASHFVAGTTGAANTAQEFWFNTSNHTLYFDADGSGSVAHAVAIAQLQNNYVLHNTDIFLV; this is encoded by the coding sequence ATGAAAAACAGTTCTGCAATTGAAGGTGGGTTGTTTGTGAGCCATGGCGACCACGTCATGGCGCAAGGTGCGCCGTGGCAGGCCGGGCATGACTATTCCCACGCTGGAAAAGCCGATGGATTGGGGGCTGCCCTGGGTGCTGCAGGGACTTTCGCCGCTGTGTCTTCGGGCGGAATCACATTCAATCTCTTGTTTGATGCCGCAGCCGCGGCCGCACCGCAGAGTTTTCGCGACGGCATTGCCCAAGCGGCACTGTTGCTGGCCAATGTGATCACTGACAAAATCACCGTCAATCTGAACATCGATTATAGCGGTACGGGCGGTGGCGCGGCCGCCGGCCCCGACAGTGGTTACTATTCAAGCTATTCCACCTTGCGCTCCCAGCTTTTGGCCAGTGCAGCGCCAGGTGACACGACATTTGATGCCCTTCCGGTTGGAACTTCGATCCAGGGCCAATCGAACGTGGTCGTCTGGAATGCCCAGGCAAAGCTGTTTGGCGGGCTCGCCGCCAATGACGCCACCACCGATGATGGCAGCGCATATTTCGCAACCGACATCAGCCCCAATCTTCTGGTGGGCGTGGCCTTGCATGAATTGACCCACGCACTGGGCCGGGTTCCCTATGGCACAGCGCCGGACATCTTCGATCTTTTCCGCTTCACCAGCCAAGGCAACCGGCTGTTCAACGGCGGCGCCACCGCACCAGCCGCCTATTTTTCGCTTGATGGCGGGGCCACCAAGCTGGCGGATTTCGGCAGGAATTCCGACCCGAGCGATTTCCTGAATTCCGGGGTGCAGGGCGGGAATGATCCTTTTGACGAATTTTATACGGGATCGACAACACAGGCCCTCACCAATGTTGACCTGACGATCCTCCACACCCTGGGTTTCCATATCGGATCCAACGTAAACCCCAACCCGGGTCCCAACCCGCCGCCCGCGCCGGCTTCTGCCGATCTCACCATTTCAGGCATCACCTTTGACGGGGCCAAACTGGGCTTCACGCTCAACAACACGGGAGCGGGAGCCGCCGCCGCCTCGGTCACGGGCCTCTATTTGTCCACCGACAAGACCATCACCACCGCTGACACGCTGGTTGGCTCGTTCCAGGCATCGAGCCTGGCGGGCGGTGGATCGCAAATTGAAAGCATTGCCTTGGCCCTGCCGGCCAATGCCAAGGCGGGCACTTACTATCTCGGCGTGATTGCCGATTCCACAAACCAGGTTACCGAAAGCAATGAAGCCAACAACGTGGCAGCACTCGCCACTGTGGTCTTGGGCAATGGCAGTGGCAATTCACTGTCTGGCAGCAACGTCGTGATGATCGGCCTGGGTGGCAACGACACGCTCACGAGCAAGGGCGGCAACAACGTCATGGTGGGTGGCGCCGGCAGCGACACGCTGCGCGGTGGCAGCGGCAATGACCATTTTGTCTATCTCGCGGCCACTGAAGGGTCAGACAAGGTGGCCGGGTTCCACGCGGGAGATCATTTTGATTTCTCCGCAGCCGGATTTGGCGGTCAGCTTGCGGCGGGTGGTGCGGATGCCGGCATGCTGGATGCGTCCCACTTTGTTGCCGGAACAACGGGTGCCGCAAACACCGCACAGGAATTCTGGTTCAACACGTCAAACCATACGCTTTATTTTGACGCTGATGGTTCGGGCTCTGTGGCCCATGCCGTTGCAATTGCGCAGCTGCAGAACAATTATGTTCTCCACAACACAGATATATTCCTTGTCTAG
- a CDS encoding DMT family transporter, translating into MSPETFRYAAIMLLAGVGIPLMAALNTQLGKGIGSPAAAATVLFTVALIASATAMMLTSGPQPLRLVPSQPIFLLFAGLGVVFYVLSVTWIAPRFGIGNAIFCVLLGQMIAATAIDHFGLFGAVVKPLGMLRASGIGFMILGILLIQKA; encoded by the coding sequence ATGTCGCCCGAAACATTCCGCTATGCTGCGATCATGCTGCTTGCTGGTGTCGGCATTCCCCTCATGGCCGCGCTCAATACGCAACTCGGCAAGGGCATTGGATCGCCTGCAGCCGCTGCGACTGTGCTGTTCACGGTGGCGCTTATTGCCTCCGCGACCGCGATGATGCTTACCAGCGGGCCGCAGCCGCTGCGCCTTGTGCCCTCCCAGCCGATCTTTCTTCTTTTTGCCGGATTGGGCGTGGTTTTCTATGTGCTGTCTGTCACCTGGATTGCGCCGCGCTTCGGCATCGGCAATGCGATCTTCTGTGTGCTGCTCGGACAAATGATTGCGGCCACAGCAATTGATCACTTCGGGCTTTTTGGCGCCGTGGTCAAACCCTTGGGCATGCTCCGCGCCAGCGGCATCGGCTTCATGATACTGGGCATATTGCTCATTCAGAAAGCTTGA
- a CDS encoding LysR family transcriptional regulator, producing the protein MDIRQLQYLAALAREKHFTRAAAACNVSQPTLSGRIRQLEQELGVPIVERGQRYIGLTPEGERVLTWAHLILDNWNSLQGELSQIKGKSKELVGRIILGVIPSALPMVSRLTQAMNAKHPSVDFTVLSHSSEEIIRALNDFSIDAGITYLDNEPVKGLLATELYRENYALFVPKGHALASSTSVTWAAAAQEPLCLLTPNMQNRRIIDRAFHEAKVKPSPRLETNSIMNLLASVRSMNLCAIMPGYFENALGPLEGVAAVPLVDPVVSHSVGLVAMPRDPVPTLTAMLFAAAKTLA; encoded by the coding sequence ATGGACATTCGGCAGTTGCAATATCTGGCCGCGCTGGCGCGCGAGAAGCATTTCACCCGTGCGGCCGCCGCCTGCAATGTATCGCAGCCCACGCTGTCAGGCCGCATCCGCCAGCTGGAACAGGAACTCGGCGTGCCCATCGTGGAGCGTGGCCAGCGCTATATCGGCCTCACACCGGAGGGCGAGCGCGTGCTCACATGGGCGCATCTGATCCTCGACAACTGGAACTCCCTGCAAGGCGAGCTTTCGCAGATCAAGGGCAAGAGCAAGGAACTTGTCGGCCGTATCATTCTCGGCGTCATCCCCTCCGCTCTGCCGATGGTGAGCAGGCTGACACAGGCGATGAATGCCAAGCATCCATCGGTGGATTTCACCGTGCTGTCGCATTCATCGGAAGAAATCATCCGTGCACTGAATGATTTCTCGATTGATGCCGGGATCACTTATCTCGACAATGAGCCGGTGAAGGGCCTGCTGGCCACAGAGCTTTACCGCGAGAACTATGCGCTCTTTGTGCCGAAAGGCCATGCGCTGGCATCCAGCACCTCGGTCACCTGGGCCGCAGCGGCGCAGGAACCGTTGTGCCTGCTGACACCCAATATGCAGAACCGCCGCATCATTGACCGCGCCTTCCATGAGGCCAAGGTGAAGCCTTCCCCGCGGCTGGAAACCAATTCGATCATGAATCTGCTGGCTTCGGTGCGCAGCATGAATCTCTGCGCCATCATGCCGGGCTATTTTGAAAATGCCTTGGGGCCGCTGGAAGGTGTTGCCGCCGTGCCGCTGGTTGATCCGGTTGTTTCGCATTCGGTCGGCCTTGTGGCCATGCCGCGCGATCCGGTGCCCACGCTCACGGCGATGTTGTTCGCAGCAGCCAAAACACTCGCTTAG
- a CDS encoding DUF4386 family protein, with translation MEHRVGQDLQQGSSCRVAKGVAAIVFAILFNIPFSILGATFDYPAILRKPAGEALDKFAEGGNGLILTWYGFAFAALALTPLAIALSITPKRVFNSPALAIGAALAGTAASITQAIGLFRWVFAIPAIAAAHADPAATEQAKFAAEQMFSTLNNWGGVAIGEHMGQWFTALFVLQLSLIQRKEGWLITSLIGFAATLCIALGTSEGLSIVLGGSGAVFSIATILGFLGLTLWLIATGINLIRRSA, from the coding sequence ATGGAACATCGGGTAGGACAGGATTTGCAGCAGGGCTCGTCCTGCCGTGTGGCCAAGGGTGTTGCCGCCATTGTCTTTGCCATTCTGTTCAATATTCCCTTTTCCATTCTGGGTGCCACCTTTGATTATCCCGCCATCCTGCGGAAGCCAGCGGGTGAAGCGCTCGACAAGTTTGCAGAAGGCGGCAATGGCTTGATCCTCACCTGGTATGGCTTTGCCTTTGCCGCATTGGCACTCACGCCACTGGCCATCGCACTGTCGATCACGCCGAAGCGCGTTTTCAATTCGCCGGCTCTGGCCATCGGTGCGGCACTGGCTGGTACAGCGGCGAGTATCACGCAGGCCATCGGGCTTTTCCGTTGGGTGTTTGCCATTCCGGCGATTGCAGCAGCCCATGCTGATCCTGCAGCCACAGAGCAAGCCAAGTTCGCCGCAGAGCAGATGTTCAGTACACTGAACAATTGGGGCGGCGTCGCCATCGGTGAACATATGGGGCAGTGGTTCACCGCGTTGTTCGTCCTGCAGCTTTCGCTCATCCAGCGCAAGGAAGGCTGGCTGATCACCAGCCTCATCGGATTTGCCGCCACGCTGTGCATCGCTTTGGGCACCAGTGAAGGCCTGAGCATCGTGCTGGGCGGATCAGGTGCTGTGTTCTCGATCGCCACAATCCTGGGCTTCCTCGGCCTCACGCTCTGGCTGATCGCCACGGGTATCAATCTGATCCGCCGCAGCGCCTGA